A region from the Benincasa hispida cultivar B227 chromosome 8, ASM972705v1, whole genome shotgun sequence genome encodes:
- the LOC120083879 gene encoding E3 ubiquitin-protein ligase RMA1H1-like has translation MAFEHYFPHGWRRQVPAAMANSEKFKPCFDCNICLDFASEPIVTLCGHLYCWPCIYKWLHVQSASLTPDEPPQCPVCKANISHTTMVPLYGRGQSAEDAEVDARGLLIPPRPSAFGNKALATIRSNTASGQQFAYGDLYQNQIYNFDMYDSYEEDSSSSLFNLEDSSVGSLHHPTAGMFTETVYARFFGNSENVYTHPSSYGPSGNSSPRLRRQEILAEKSLNRISIFLFCCFVLCLVVF, from the coding sequence ATGGCCTTTGAGCATTACTTTCCCCATGGATGGAGGAGGCAGGTACCAGCTGCAATGGCAAACTCTGAGAAGTTTAAGCCTTGCTTTGACTGCAACATTTGCTTAGACTTTGCATCTGAGCCTATAGTTACCCTCTGTGGCCATCTCTATTGCTGGCCTTGCATTTACAAGTGGCTTCACGTTCAGAGTGCCTCCCTCACCCCCGATGAGCCTCCGCAGTGTCCAGTTTGCAAGGCCAATATTTCCCACACGACAATGGTTCCTCTGTACGGCCGTGGTCAATCGGCCGAAGATGCTGAGGTTGATGCCAGAGGGCTGCTCATACCTCCTAGACCATCAGCTTTCGGTAACAAGGCTCTGGCAACTATCAGATCTAATACTGCTTCTGGCCAGCAGTTTGCTTATGGAGACCTTTATCAAAACCAAATCTACAATTTTGATATGTATGACAGTTATGAAGAGGACTCCAGCAGCTCGTTGTTTAACCTCGAAGACAGCTCGGTTGGTAGTCTTCATCATCCTACGGCCGGGATGTTCACGGAGACAGTGTATGCTAGGTTCTTTGGGAATTCAGAGAACGTATACACACACCCGAGTTCTTATGGTCCAAGTGGGAATAGCAGTCCTCGGTTGAGAAGGCAGGAAATACTGGCAGAAAAATCGCTTAATAGGatatctatttttctcttctgttGCTTCGTTTTGTGCCTTGTTGTATTCTAA